In Erigeron canadensis isolate Cc75 chromosome 6, C_canadensis_v1, whole genome shotgun sequence, the following are encoded in one genomic region:
- the LOC122604282 gene encoding uncharacterized protein LOC122604282 has protein sequence MVNEDVNIVQNQRQGQYQPLFQRGGNYQGRHQGSSSNSSNFYADNRGGNFQNRWQKDDNHGAPQQQPPPSLPRKEENQDEGSPLMAMMAKFLNKQEKRDEAQEKRNASMENYSKVLNDKIGGLHDKIDVRNRNNQALISNLEKRIDRKSNNKGNRVGHFDEEFDEEVEMESPPVVTTSVPKATPIKEPEVKAYKPKIPFPQRLKKEKIQEQYNKFFDMIKTVTINVPLVDLISGMPNYAKFIKELVMDKKKLDEAKATFLNEECSAVIRNKLPPKLSDPGSFLILCTFFKKLSYKALADIGESINLMPYLIFRKLSLGKLKPTKMSIRLADHSFQYPFGVAENLLVQVSQFVFPTDFVILEMEEDTKAPLILGRPFLYTAHAIIRVKDKKISLGIGEDRIVFKIDKATQHSYSSDDTCFRIDVIDDAVELERLELVGVDDEESNDRMASIGEGDVTSEQVEEIEEILALSVDDTPLEDEEFEEIEVIPSSKLPTPLIILQRI, from the exons ATGGTTAATGAAGATGTGAATATTGTTCAAAACCAACGTCAAGGCCAATATCAACCTCTCTTCCAACGTGGTGGCAATTATCAAGGCCGACACCAAGGTAGTTCTTCTAACTCTTCTAATTTTTATGCTGACAACCGTGGTGGCAATTTTCAAAATAGGTGGCAAAAGGATGATAATCATGGCGCGCCTCAACAACAACCGCCACCATCACTtccaagaaaagaagaaaatcaaGATGAAGGATCACCTCTCATGGCCATGATGGCCAAGTTTCTTAACAAGCAAGAAAAGAGGGATGAAGCTCAAGAGAAACGAAATGCTTCCATGGAAAATTACTCAAAGGTTTTGAATGACAAGATTGGAGGGTTGCATGATAAGATAGATGTGAGAAACCGCAACAACCAAGCCTTGATCTCCAACTTGGAAAAGAGAATCGATAGAAAGAGCAACAACAAAGGCAACCGG GTTGGGCActttgatgaagaatttgatgaagaggttgagatGGAGTCACCACCAGTAGTGACTACTTCGGTTCCTAAAGCCACACCAATCAAGGAACCCGAAGTGAAGGCATACAAGCCCAAGATTCCTTTTCCTCAACGCTTGAAGAAGGAAAAGATTCAAGAACAATACAACAAGTTCTTTGACATGATCAAGACGGTTACCATCAATGTTCCACTAGTTGATCTCATTTCGGGCATGCCTAATTATGCCAAGTTTATCAAAGAACTAGTGATGGACAAGAAGAAACTTGATGAAGCAAAGGCAACTTTCCTTAATGAAGAATGTTCGGCGGTCATCCGAAACAAGCTTCCACCTAAGCTTTCGGATCCAGGTAGTTTCCTTATCCTTTGtactttttttaagaaattgTCTTATAAGGCGTTGGCCGACATTGGGGAAAGCATAAACTTGATGCCATATTTAATTTTTAGGAAGCTTTCTTTGGGGAAATTGAAGCCCACTAAAATGAGCATCCGCCTTGCGGATCATTCTTTTCAATACCCATTTGGGGTGGCCGAAAACTTGCTAGTGCAAGTAAGCCAATTTGTCTTTCCGactgattttgttattttggaaATGGAGGAGGACACCAAGGCGCCACTCATTTTGGGCCGACCATTCTTATATACCGCGCATGCTATCATTCGGGTAAAGGACAAGAAAATTTCCTTGGGTATCGGGGAAGATCgaattgtttttaaaattgaTAAAGCTACACAACATTCTTATTCATCCGATGACACTTGTTTTAGAATTGATGTTATAGATGATGCAGTTGAATTGGAAAGGTTGGAGCTTGTAggtgttgatgatgaagaaagtAATGATAGAATGGCAAGCATTGGAGAAGGAGATGTCACTAGTGAGCAAGTTGAAGAGATTGAAGAGATTTTGGCACTAAGCGTGGATGACACTCCATTGGAggatgaagaatttgaagaaattgaGGTAATTCCAAGTAGTAAGCTACCCACTCCATTGATAATCCTCCAACGGATTTAG